The following proteins come from a genomic window of Gadus morhua chromosome 11, gadMor3.0, whole genome shotgun sequence:
- the npr3 gene encoding atrial natriuretic peptide receptor 3 — protein sequence MASLILLCVLLLWPLSSGSEVVDVLVILPKNNSYLFSYPRVAPALQYAQRRLRGADPHGALTFNLSYADSECGNSALFSLVDDSCEKRPDLILGPVCEYAAASVARLASHWDIPMVTAGALAAAFSQKSGEYSHLTRVAPSYLKMAETFAAMFQHFSWRSALLVYEDDKEERTCHFTLEAVFLLLDPDLHDHLRTHMLSGARDERLDAEDLLHAVREAEVVIMCMGADVIREVMLAAHRRRLTDGSTVYFNIELFNTSSYGNGSWKRGDKLDTEARLAYASLNTVTLLKTVKPEFENFSMEVNRSIQKERLADCQDCGSINMFLEGFHDALLLYGIALHEATRKGFSKKDGAQITAHMWNRTFEGIAGPVSMDANGDREQDFSIMAMTRPEEGSYEVVANYFAINGSFQVLPAFNTDRFTLRGRRKPSPPTPEKSYGLGVSALTGIIVGALLGTALLMAFYFFRKNYRISIDRRTRLEQCDIGKHRQLREDSIRSNFSAA from the exons ATGGCGAGTTTGATTCTACTGTGCGTCCTGCTGCTGTGGCCCTTGAGCAGCGGCTCCGAGGTGGTGGACGTGTTGGTGATTCTCCCCAAAAACAACTCTTACCTCTTCTCGTACCCGCGCGTCGCACCCGCCCTCCAGTACGCGCAGCGGCGGCTGCGGGGCGCGGACCCGCATGGCGCGCTGACGTTCAACCTGAGCTACGCGGACTCGGAGTGCGGGAACTCCGCGCTCTTCAGCCTGGTGGACGACTCGTGCGAGAAGCGGCCGGACCTCATCCTCGGTCCCGTGTGCGAGTACGCAGCCGCGTCGGTCGCACGCCTGGCGTCGCACTGGGACATCCCCATGGTGACGGCGGGCGCGCTGGCCGCCGCCTTCAGCCAGAAGAGCGGGGAGTACTCCCACCTGACGCGCGTGGCACCGTCCTACCTGAAGATGGCCGAGACCTTCGCCGCTATGTTCCAGCACTTCTCCTGGAGGAGCGCCCTGCTGGTGTACGAGGACGACAAGGAGGAGCGGACGTGCCACTTCACCCTGGAGGCCGTGTTCCTGCTGCTCGACCCCGATCTCCACGACCACCTCCGCACCCACATGCTCAGCGGGGCGCGCGATGAGCGGCTGGACGCGGAGGATCTGCTACACGCCGTTCGCGAGGCGGAAG TGGTCATCATGTGTATGGGAGCAGACGTGATCCGGGAGGTCATGCTCGCCGCCCACCGGAGACGGCTCACCGACGGGAGCACCGTTTACTTCAACATCGAACTCTTCAACACGTCTTCCTACG GCAACGGCTCGTGGAAGCGAGGAGATAAGTTGGACACAGAGGCCCGCCTAGCCTACGCCTCACTCAACACCGTCACTCtcctcaaaacggtcaaacccgAGTTCGAGAACTTCTCCATGGAAGTGAACAGATCCATCCAGAAGGAGCGCTTGGCCGACTGCCAGGACTGTGGAAGT ATCAACATGTTCCTGGAGGGGTTCCATGATGCCCTTCTGCTCTACGGCATCGCTCTGCATGAAGCCACGAGGAAGGGCTTCAGCAAGAAGGACGGCGCGCAGATCACCGCACACATGTGGAACCGCACCTTCGAAG GCATCGCGGGCCCTGTCTCCATGGACGCCAACGGGGACCGGGAGCAGGACTTCAGCATCATGGCCATGACCCGGCCGGAGGAGGGCTCCTACGAG GTGGTCGCCAACTACTTTGCGATCAATGGGAGCTTCCAGGTTCTGCCGGCGTTCAACACGGACCGCTTCACACTGCGGGGGCGGCGCAAGCCCTCCCCCCCGACACCCGAGAAATCAT acggtCTGGGGGTCTCGGCTCTGACAGGCATCATCGTGGGGGCTCTGCTGGGGACCGCCCTGCTGATGGCCTTCTACTTCTTCAG GAAGAACTACAGGATCAGCATCGACC